TCATTATGGTGTCCGGGGAGATCGAGGATCAGATGGCAAATGCCATTGTGGCCCAGTTATTGTTCTTGACTGCAGAGGACCCGGAGAAGGACATCCAGATGTACATCAACAGTCCTGGTGGGTCGGTGACCGCGGGATTCTCGATCTATGACACGATGCAATTTGTGAAGCCGGATATCTCCACGATCTGTACAGGGATGGCGGCAAGTTTTGGTACGATATTGTTGGTAGGTGGAACAAAAGGCAAACGTATGGCTCTGCCTAACAGTGAGATCATGATCCATCAGCCACATGGCGGTACGCGAGGGCAGGCGTCGGATATGCTGATTCATGCTAACCGCATCATTCAGCATCGTCAACGTCTTAACAAGCTGTTAGCCGACCATACAGGACAGTCGATTGAGCGGATTGAGAAGGACTCCGATCGAGACTATTTCCTGACCGCTGCGGAAGCAGTCGAATATGGATTGGTGGATAAGGTCATATCCAGCACATAACATTAGCCTGGGAGGTCATATGACCTTTCGGGCTTGATTAATCAAGAGGACGAACAGGAAACTGACGTCCTCTTTTTGTCGTCCAGATTAGCTAGCCCGTGTCTATGGATCGAATCAGAATGAGAATAATGTGAAATAAAGATTGACCATCGGTAGGTATAGTGTATATATTATATATACACACTATACCTACTGGAAACTACGTAACATCAATGAGGTGAGGAAAGATTAACATTTTAATATCGAATGCTTCGAGCGATCCGATCTACATGCAGATTTTAACTCAGATCAGACAGAGCATCTTGAGCGGAGAATTGGTTGCTGGAGATAGTCTCCCCTCCATTCGGCAGCTCGCCAAGGATCTGCAAGTCAGTGTTATTACAACTAAACGTGTCTATGAAGAGCTGGAAAAGGAGAAGCTGATCGATTCAGTTGTAGGCAAAGGGAGCTTTGTATCCGGGGCCAATCAGGACTTTATTCGAGAGCGGCGGATGAAACAATTGGAAGAGAAGATGCTCGAAGTGATTCGTGAGAGTAGAGAACTGGGCATGAGTTCACAGGATGTAATCCATCATCTTACATTGTTGGTTGAGGAGGAATAAGCATAATGAACGCTATCGAATTACGTAATGTAACCAAAACGTATCCCTTATTTAAAGTAGATAATGTATCTCTTGATGTGAAAAAAGGATATATCACGGGACTTATTGGTCCGAATGGGGCGGGAAAGAGTACTTTGATCAAAATGATCACGGGTCTGATCCAGCCCGATAAGGGGAGCCTCAAGACATTGGGCAGTGAGATGCCAAATCAGGAAGTTGATATCAAGCAACGCCTTGGCATTGTGTCCGATGAATGCTTTTATTATGAGCATCTAACGATCCGGGAGATGACACAAATGATCGCTCCTTTTTACACCAAATGGGATAATAAAGCGTTCAATGACTACTTGGATCAGTTCGAACTGTCTCCCAAAAAGAAAATCCAGGATCTGTCCAAAGGCATGAAGATTAAGTATTCTCTCGCCGTAGCTTTGTCGCATGAAGCGGATCTGCTGATTATGGATGAACCGACATCCGGGCTTGATCCTGTATTTAGGCGAGAACTGCTTGATCTGCTTGCAGATATGATACAGGACGAAACAAGGTCTATTATTTTCTCAACGCATATTACGACGGATCTGGAACGTATTGCAGACTACATTACGTTTATTCATCAAGGGAAACTGGTGTTTAACGAGGCAAAAGATGATGTGCTGGAAAGGTATACGATTGTAAAAGGGGATATGGGTCTGCTTGATTCCGACATTCGGAAACATTTCATCGGAATACGCGAGACAGCCGTTGGTTTTGAAGCATTGTCGGATCATAAGGCAGAGGCCGAACAGTTATTTGGCAGGTTAGCTCTTTTACAAAGACCTACGTTAGAAGACCTCATTTATTTTACGGCGAAGGGAGGACGCAAATATGCTTAACTTGCTTCGTAAAGATTTCATTGTACTAAAAAGTTCACTGTGGACGATTGGGTTATACCTGGTGGTATTTAGTCTCGCCTTTATACCTAAGAGTGAAATGTCAATGTATTTTGTAGGCATCTACACAGCCTTTGGTTCGGTCATGCTGGCAACCATGATTGATATCAAGAACCATAATCACAATTTCCTGGTTACACTCCCCGTTAGCCGCAAACAGATTGTGAAAGCCAAGTACCTCTCAGCCATAGTCTATACGTTATTCGGGGTGCTCGCGTCGTTTGGGATTCATCAGCTTGTGAACCTGAATTATCCTGAACTGAACAAGCCGAATTATTCACTTAGGGATATTGTCATTGCCGTAGGCATGGTGCTTGTGTTAGTTTCCATATACATGCCTCTTTTCTACGGACTTAGCAAAAAAGGTGCTGGCATCATCAATGCGATATTCATGGTCTGTATGATTATACTGGCGCAACCCGTTGCGTACCTCATGAGTATGGCCAACGAGAACGGTATGATTACTACAACGACAATGGCATTGGTTTCCGTAGGCATTATAGGTTTGTTTTTGGTGTCCTATCTCATTACCATTCGCTTGTTTGCAAGAAAAGACCTTTAAGCACAGAGCGGGTGCCAGGTAAAGAGTATAGAACACCAAAAGTAAAGTCGCCACAAGGCGACTTTTTTTGATGCAGCGATGCGAGTGGCGAATTGCACTTGATATTCTTCGGAGTGACGTCAGTTCCAAGGAATCCAAACCTTACATTTCTTTAGCTAGGGTAATGAGCCTGCTCATCCCTTCCCGAATCTGCTGTTCATGTGCATAAGAGAAGGACAGGCGCAGCTTGCGACTGGCTGAATGATCCGAAGAATCAAATACGGTTCCGGGTACAAAGGCAACGGATTGTTCCATGCATCGGTGAAGCAGTCTCCCTGTATCCACACCCTCAGGAAGCTCCACCCAAAAGTTGAGTCCGCCCTCCGGCCGGGTCCACGTCCAGTCCGTTTCCAGTAGACACTGTTCCATCACTTCCATTCGAAGCTGGATGGCGGTCCGCAGCTTGGATAGATGCTGATGCATACGTTCTGACTGAAAATAACGGAGAAAAAGCTTCTGGTTCAGAAGGGGCGATCCGTTATCTGTCAGTGATTTTACAGCCTGTAGTCCTGGCATGAATCGCTGGCGGCATATGATGGCTGCAATCCGTAGCCCAGGTGCAACATACTTACTGTAACTGCGAATGTACAGAGTGTGTCCGGTGGTGTCGTAGGTGAAAATGGGTGCAGGAGGTTTCTCCTTAAAATAGATATCATAGGTACTGTCGTCTTCGAGCAGAAAACAACCATACTGTTCTGCAAGTTCGGGTAACTGCTTGCGCTGTTCTACTGGAACATTCATACCGGTTGGATTCTGAAAGGTCGGTGTCATATAAAAGAGACGTGGCTTCTCACTCTTCATCAGATGTTCGATCTGCTCCAGATCATAACCCTCGGGATGAATGTCGGTAAAGACGAGCCGGGCACCTTGTTTGCGGAAAATCTCCATTGCCGGTCCATACGTAGGCCGTTCCATCAAGACCCGATCCCCGGGCTTGACCAGCGTCCGCGAGATGACGTCGATCGCTTGCTGGGCACCCGATGTAATTAACACCTCGTCTGCGGAGAGGTAGAAGCGTTCCTTGGTTGTCAGATGGCTTGCCAGCGCACTTCGCAATTCCAAATCTCCCTGAATCGTGGAGTACGTTCCGAGCAGACGTGGATATTGATCCAGCAGATCACGCATCAGTTCTCCCCAATACCGATTGGGAAGCAGGGCGGGATCAATCAGTGATTTGGAAAACTGGAATTCGGCTTCAAGCGACTGTACACGTGCGAGGGAGTCCCAATGCAGCCAGGCAGACACGGCGGGATCATCCGCCTGATCCGTTACTGAGAATGGAGTTGCTGGACTGACATAATAGCCGGACTTATCCTTCACATAAACATTCCCACGTTCTTTTAACTCCTGATAGGCTTTGAAAACAGTCAGACGATGTACGCCGAGTAGCTCGGACAGGCTTCGTACAGATGGCAGTTTTTCATGTTCGGCCCACTCTCCCGCTTCTATACGTACAACGAGATAATGGATTACTTGCTCATATAGTTTCAGGCTATTATCTGTCATCATCATGGTTCTGCCCACCCGGCTCACACTCCTTTTGAACTCTATTGTAACAGCTAATGGGAGAGAACTGTTCTGTTTTGTTCATTCTGTTCTGTAGACCATGAGATATGATGGAGAACAGATAAAGGAGTGGTTATCATGGTGGGGATTGCATTTACGGTCATGTGTCTTATTTTCGGTACAACGTTTCTGGCTATTAAAATTGGAGTTGAGGCTGGCATGCCGCCTTTTCTGTCAGCTGGATTGCGATTTGTAATCGCGGGAGCGCTGATGTTTGCATGGATGTGGATGAAGGGCAAAGTGAGCTGGTCGCTCCTGTTCCGCAAGGAGATGTTGTTGACGGGAGCGGGTCTGACCTTCGGCACCTTTGCCACATTATATTGGGCTGAACAGCATGTGAGCTCGGGTGTGGGTGCCATTCTGTCAGCGACAGGGCCGCTGATGATTATGTTGATGCAGACGGCGTTGTTACGGCAAAAAACATCTGGCCGTATGATTACAGGCTGCCTGATCGGGTTCACCGGTGTGGTTCTGGTTGTGCTGCCAGGTGTATCGCTTGGTGCAGGTTCTCTATTCATGTGGGGTTGTATCGCGGTACTGGTGGGGGAAGTTTGTTATTCAGCAGGTGCATTGTACTCCAAAAAGGTCATTCATCAGTTCAAGGAGGCTAGTCCTGTAGCGATTAATGCGGTGCAGATGATGTATGGGGGATTGCTGTTATCCCTGCTCTCTGCTGGAACGGAATCGTGGAATATGTCTGCTCTGGATTGGGTGCCTGCCGTCTCGTCAGTGATCTATCTGACTGTCATTGGCTCCATGGTGGGGCATAGTCTATTCTATTGGATTATGTCGCGCACCAATCCGTTATTCCCGGCAACCTGGTTATACATTTCTCCGCCCATTGCTGTAGGTCTTGGTGCTGTTGTCTATGGTGAGCATGTCAGCTGGGTTACATGGATCGGCGTGGTACTGGTCGTTTCAGGTCTGCTGGCGATGAATGAGAAGGTGAGCGGCTGGTTGAAGAAAGGAAAGCGTTCCTATTCAGTATCTCAAACCTCCAAACCTGTGGTGAAATAGGTGATGCGTAATTCTGCACAGGAATGAGAGCGATAATTCAATGAGTAGTACAGGAAACTAAACCATCCGTTTACGACATCTTGGATGACGTAAACGGATGGTTATTTGTTCATAAGAATTAAATATAGGTTATAAGAAGAAGCCGGATATGATATAGTGTGGAGTGCGTTTAACAAAGCAGAGAGGAGAAAGTTCTACCAAGCGAGAGTTTAATCGAGCATGTAAGTGAAAAGAAATTCTTAGAGTTCAATG
This Paenibacillus xylanexedens DNA region includes the following protein-coding sequences:
- the clpP gene encoding ATP-dependent Clp endopeptidase proteolytic subunit ClpP gives rise to the protein MNVVPYVVEQTARGERSYDIYSRLLKDRIIMVSGEIEDQMANAIVAQLLFLTAEDPEKDIQMYINSPGGSVTAGFSIYDTMQFVKPDISTICTGMAASFGTILLVGGTKGKRMALPNSEIMIHQPHGGTRGQASDMLIHANRIIQHRQRLNKLLADHTGQSIERIEKDSDRDYFLTAAEAVEYGLVDKVISST
- a CDS encoding GntR family transcriptional regulator; the encoded protein is MNILISNASSDPIYMQILTQIRQSILSGELVAGDSLPSIRQLAKDLQVSVITTKRVYEELEKEKLIDSVVGKGSFVSGANQDFIRERRMKQLEEKMLEVIRESRELGMSSQDVIHHLTLLVEEE
- a CDS encoding ABC transporter ATP-binding protein — protein: MNAIELRNVTKTYPLFKVDNVSLDVKKGYITGLIGPNGAGKSTLIKMITGLIQPDKGSLKTLGSEMPNQEVDIKQRLGIVSDECFYYEHLTIREMTQMIAPFYTKWDNKAFNDYLDQFELSPKKKIQDLSKGMKIKYSLAVALSHEADLLIMDEPTSGLDPVFRRELLDLLADMIQDETRSIIFSTHITTDLERIADYITFIHQGKLVFNEAKDDVLERYTIVKGDMGLLDSDIRKHFIGIRETAVGFEALSDHKAEAEQLFGRLALLQRPTLEDLIYFTAKGGRKYA
- a CDS encoding ABC-2 transporter permease; amino-acid sequence: MLNLLRKDFIVLKSSLWTIGLYLVVFSLAFIPKSEMSMYFVGIYTAFGSVMLATMIDIKNHNHNFLVTLPVSRKQIVKAKYLSAIVYTLFGVLASFGIHQLVNLNYPELNKPNYSLRDIVIAVGMVLVLVSIYMPLFYGLSKKGAGIINAIFMVCMIILAQPVAYLMSMANENGMITTTTMALVSVGIIGLFLVSYLITIRLFARKDL
- a CDS encoding PLP-dependent aminotransferase family protein yields the protein MMMTDNSLKLYEQVIHYLVVRIEAGEWAEHEKLPSVRSLSELLGVHRLTVFKAYQELKERGNVYVKDKSGYYVSPATPFSVTDQADDPAVSAWLHWDSLARVQSLEAEFQFSKSLIDPALLPNRYWGELMRDLLDQYPRLLGTYSTIQGDLELRSALASHLTTKERFYLSADEVLITSGAQQAIDVISRTLVKPGDRVLMERPTYGPAMEIFRKQGARLVFTDIHPEGYDLEQIEHLMKSEKPRLFYMTPTFQNPTGMNVPVEQRKQLPELAEQYGCFLLEDDSTYDIYFKEKPPAPIFTYDTTGHTLYIRSYSKYVAPGLRIAAIICRQRFMPGLQAVKSLTDNGSPLLNQKLFLRYFQSERMHQHLSKLRTAIQLRMEVMEQCLLETDWTWTRPEGGLNFWVELPEGVDTGRLLHRCMEQSVAFVPGTVFDSSDHSASRKLRLSFSYAHEQQIREGMSRLITLAKEM
- a CDS encoding DMT family transporter, with amino-acid sequence MVGIAFTVMCLIFGTTFLAIKIGVEAGMPPFLSAGLRFVIAGALMFAWMWMKGKVSWSLLFRKEMLLTGAGLTFGTFATLYWAEQHVSSGVGAILSATGPLMIMLMQTALLRQKTSGRMITGCLIGFTGVVLVVLPGVSLGAGSLFMWGCIAVLVGEVCYSAGALYSKKVIHQFKEASPVAINAVQMMYGGLLLSLLSAGTESWNMSALDWVPAVSSVIYLTVIGSMVGHSLFYWIMSRTNPLFPATWLYISPPIAVGLGAVVYGEHVSWVTWIGVVLVVSGLLAMNEKVSGWLKKGKRSYSVSQTSKPVVK